One stretch of Prunus persica cultivar Lovell chromosome G1, Prunus_persica_NCBIv2, whole genome shotgun sequence DNA includes these proteins:
- the LOC109946707 gene encoding (R)-mandelonitrile lyase 1-like: protein MEKSRIGVALFLLYLSVFYPQSEVQSFATPSDHDLSYMKFVYNSTDMPLEEVYDYIVVGGGTAGCPLAATLSAKYSVLLLEKGSVPSAYPSVLRQDEILTTLMLEDDGKTPAERFTSEDGVANVRGRVLGGSSMINIGIYSRADKEFYGNSGIEWDMDLVSKAYQWVENTIITPPNVSRWQSVVKEGLIEAGVRPDNGYNLNHIPGSKVTGTLFDIQGRRHGAVELLNLGNPKNLRVAVHATVERIIFSSNAPSLSARGIVYSDSKGRSHKAFIRGKGEVILSAGAIGSTQLLLLSGVGPESYLSSIKIPVVHPEPYIGQFMRDNPRNYITILPPFQLDASSAQIVGITSDFYIETFSGLPFSTPPFSVFPDPSFSTKINSTFGQIVYKIPGPLSYGSLRLQSSYDVKVGPNVRFNYFANPLDLARCVSATRKIGDLLSTNSLKPFKAQDLPGIDGFNFFGPPLPMNLTDTASVETFCRETVATFWHYHGGCLVGKVVDGDLRVKGINSLRVVDGSTFKFSPGTNPQATLMMLGRYIGVKMLKER from the exons ATGGAAAAGTCAAGAATTGGTGTTGCATTGTTTCTTTTGTACCTGTCTGTCTTCTATCCTCAATCTGAGGTTCAATCATTCGCCACTCCATCTGATCATG ATTTAAGCTACATGAAATTTGTCTATAATTCCACTGATATGCCGTTAGAAGAAGTGTACGACTACATTGTAGTTGGAGGGGGTACAGCGGGCTGCCCATTAGCAGCAACTTTATCAGCAAAGTACTCGGTGCTCCTGCTAGAAAAGGGCAGTGTTCCAAGTGCATATCCAAGTGTTCTGCGTCAAGATGAGATTCTTACAACTCTCATGCTAGAAGACGATGGAAAGACGCCAGCTGAAAGGTTCACATCCGAAGATGGTGTGGCCAATGTAAGAGGCAGGGTTCTTGGTGGGTCAAGCATGATCAACATTGGTATATACTCTAGAGCCGATAAAGAATTTTACGGAAACTCAGGAATTGAATGGGACATGGATTTGGTTAGCAAGGCCTATCAATGGGTTGAAAATACTATCATAACCCCCCCGAATGTGTCACGTTGGCAATCTGTTGTGAAGGAAGGTTTGATAGAGGCTGGTGTTCGTCCAGACAATGGATATAATTTAAATCACATTCCAGGATCTAAGGTCACGGGTACTCTTTTCGACATTCAGGGAAGGAGACATGGAGCTGTGGAATTGCTTAATCTAGGAAACCCAAAGAACTTGCGAGTTGCAGTTCATGCCACAGTGGAGAGAATCATATTCTCTTCCAACGCACCAA GTTTGTCTGCTAGAGGAATCGTGTATAGTGATTCTAAAGGGAGGTCACATAAGGCCTTCATACGTGGTAAGGGAGAGGTTATATTGAGCGCCGGGGCAATTGGAAGCACTCAACTCCTGCTACTTAGTGGTGTTGGCCCAGAGTCCTACCTTTCATCTATCAAAATCCCAGTCGTTCACCCCGAGCCTTACATTGGACAATTTATGCGTGATAATCCTCGTAATTACATCACAATTTTGCCTCCATTTCAACTGGATGCCTCTAGTGCACAGATTGTTGGTATCACAAGCGATTTCTACATAGAGACTTTCTCGGGGTTACCATTTTCTACTCCACCATTTAGTGTTTTTCCTGATCCATCTTTCTCCACAAAGATAAATTCAACTTTCGGACAAATTGTGTACAAAATTCCAGGACCCTTGTCCTATGGTTCGCTTAGGCTGCAGTCGTCCTATGATGTCAAAGTCGGTCCAAATGTCCGCTTCAACTACTTTGCAAATCCGCTGGATCTTGCTCGTTGTGTTAGTGCCACAAGGAAGATTGGTGATTTATTAAGCACAAATTCGTTGAAACCATTTAAGGCTCAAGATTTGCCTGGTATAGATGGTTTCAACTTTTTCGGACCGCCATTACCAATGAACCTTACAGATACCGCATCCGTGGAAACATTTTGTCGAGAGACAGTAGCCACATTTTGGCACTACCATGGGGGATGCCTTGTGGGAAAGGTGGTTGATGGGGATTTACGAGTCAAGGGGATCAATTCCTTACGTGTTGTTGATGGATCCACATTCAAATTCTCACCAGGGACCAATCCTCAAGCCACCCTCATGATGTTGGGCAG GTATATTGGCGTTAAGATGCTGAAAGAAAGATAA